From the genome of Periplaneta americana isolate PAMFEO1 chromosome 17, P.americana_PAMFEO1_priV1, whole genome shotgun sequence:
TGGTTTCCctgaacaaaacaaaataaacatctGCGTTGGTATAACCGAAGGAAAGTGCCAATTTTGAGGTTATAATAACTGCCGAATCAGATTATGTAAAAATGGCACTTCAGAAAGCAAGCAAAACATTTTTGTTGTTAGGTCAATGCGTACCGTCAGTGAAGCATAATGCATCTAAGATTAGAGTAAATCGATTGAAACTGGATGAAAATTTATTGATGGTAAGCATTCTAATTACGAATATACTATTATATACATATTGTGCCCAACTTACGTTGTTTTGTTAGGTCTGCGTATCGTCGGTAAAGCATAATGCATATATAAGATTAGGATATATTGTTTAAAACTGGATGAAAATTTGATGGTAAGCATTCTAATTATGTATATACTTCATATATAAGCCTATAAGCAAGTCAAACGCTGGTATAATGAATACAGGTTAGGGataggtgaaactagcgctgaggtagttccgtgAATTTATGAGATTTTAAGCACACACTATCGTGGTTCACTATGCCTGTTTCTTCTTGAGTGCATTTGGATTGAAAGAATTTCGCAGACATATCTTGTATGAATATTTACACTATCGCTTTGTTGGGGAATGGATGATTAATATGTATTATTGAATATCTCTTCGGTGCAAACACATTGTTGCAGCTCCTATTCATTGTTATAATCATCTGATGTATATGTATTGTGACAGCGAGgacaataatattaacactacCGTATTACTATCAGCATGAAGGAGTCAACCCAATAAATGCTGAGGTCAGGCCAAGTCAGATTGTTATTAAAAGTCTGTGTTTCTGACAATGGAAACTGATTGCACTCAAGGGATATAAGCTTAAATTTtactattcattcattgtttttgcCTAAGGgatttcactgcaatcccagcattctccaatttttcctattttctgcctttctcttagtcttcgcatatgattatATATTTTAAGGGAACCCTCCACTAAAAAGGACAAGTTTTTCCttaatcattttcttttttccaaccaacttttgagagcatgtttactatgtaaagaacTAGGcctaacaaaattaattacaaattttgaactcccaaatgtttttggcttttgatttttttttttttttagaaatattttcaaacccaagtttttagtagaagatctcaattattaaacttccttttatttttatgttacattcacaagacatagagaaacatttctatgcattcatttcatgaaatatctcatttattcattttcaaaacaattttttaaattttgaatatgttattttttcctataattcatgaaaaaatattaataaaataaactaacagcatttcttacaaaatatatgcataaaaatatgtagctatctcataaatacttgcagtaaaaatttcatccagattgattaatatttggcataaaaagttggtgttaaataaaaaaaaataataaacttgtGGAAAAATGGATCTGAAAGTAAAATCAATGTTTATTATACCTACTAAAATTCTCCTCCACTACagtcatctagtaacttcaggaagccaactttagaacaaaaagttacaagaTGTGTAATCAGAAATCTGTAAAGTAGAATTctttgataaaaaattattttgacagCCACGCCACACTCCCTTACAGccttcattaaaaaaatgaacgtatttctaatcagaattgaactaaatcttttgaggtatgaaaatatacattctaaaaacgtgaaatagccaataaatatttttttggaaagttttcatgattttcagtggagtctccccttaatgtcatctatcacttGATATCTTCTtgtgtcccgaactcttctcccggtcaccatttccatgtttgcagtttttttgggaaagataaatgtggtagcttcccgttgctttccgcacatcactctctttttcgcatcttaaaagattccaGGGGACTCCAGCATGGAGGTGAGAAGAttgaatttgactaattaggccctccgaaaTTCACCGCAggagttaaatatcagttctgtcAGGGTTTTCGacctaatcccaattagcctttgcttcCTAAATTTTACTATAGGCTATGAATTAAATGCCACGAAATTAAGAAATGTACACGattatttgtaaattataataaatctaaaatattcaataagaGCAAGGAATGCTTAaggttatttgttattatttgttatgtGCAGTATTTCAAGGAATACGAATTCTACTACGCACATGATCCAGAGAAGATCTGCAAGACAGGCGATCTGGTGCTGATACAACAGTTGCCAGAGAAACTAACGCGACTCATCACACACAAAGTGTTGGAGGTTGTGCACCCGCTTGGAGACATCACAGACCCCATCACTGGCAAGAAAGTTGTGGTCGACAAGTACAGGTATAAGATAGTGTTCTATGAGTACAGTAACAATACACTATGTAAGAACTTCCAATTCATTGGAAATTGTCACTGAAAAAGTTATTATCGTTTGATAACTAGTCTATAACTAATTTAAGAGTAATAGCAACATTCATTTGGAGAAAAAGGTTGTCGGCTTCTTACCAGTGGCACAGGGTTCGATCCCTAGCAAATTTGTGAAGGGGCAAAATGGTTGTGACAGCAGGTGTTCTCCAGatatttatgttttcaatattctcattccatcataataaaataagtatatataaatttcaatcataagacacatctgttttgcGAACGTAtacgtaagtaatcttataaaaatttattacatccatctctaaaataaataactttacatCTTCTCTATTTCGACTATTAATTAATGCTTATATCAAGTATAACTATTACGATTTACAACTTTGATTCTCCccacctttgtttttcagtacacgATTGAAATTCTACATGTATAATTACAACCAATCGACAACATAAGATCCATCAGTCACAACACAACATCAATATTGTATATAGTACCCTAAGACATTCTTCGAACaatgtgaatttaattaatttttaagctaatatattcattttattcataattttttttaacatcatTGATAAATCGTacaattctaattgattaatttgtattcatactgtaacatgagttatatgtatacacaatcaatttcaatttaaaagttagcatcacattgaaattaattatccttcattttatttatagttttatacataaagctcatgaagatccaacaccatgtataatacagtgctcatttgttatttgctcagtttgatcaaggttcagattacatattttattatatctgatgatgcccaataaggcgaaaacgttaatatattccatattcatatagcaaataaacatttgcaaaacagatgtgtcttatgattgaaatttatatatacttattttattatattactaggcacatctgaaaatataaaaatgaattgtaaatcatTCCATCATGCCTCATTATAGCCTCTGTTACTTAATTACAGAATTCACATGCATTTAGGTTAACCAAATGACTAGCACATTGGCTTTAAATGTAGCAGACCAGGTTCAAGTCCCAGGCAGTTGATATTGGCATTTCTGGTGGACAGAGATCTGGGATTACTGGCACTCATAATTCACCTGTGTGTGTGGAAAGGGAAGATACATCTGTGTGCATGCGTCATACCCTCTATACTGTACATGGGGCATTAGTATCAAAACCGgccaagtcacaaaatttaagaaaacgaGTTTTAATTATAAACTGGTAGAAACCACAGTGAGTTCTAAATATATATCTATATTAAAGTGATCATCAGTATTCAGAATGACTCAGCTGATCCTAAAAATTTTTTGAAACTGGCATTTTTCTTCAAGGGATATGAGATTCATCAAGGGTAAAACGTTATCGCCAAATTCAGACCCttatttaaatgttttagataCACTTCATATGTTTCTATATTCAtctaatcataattttttttttcacttggatAGAGGCCATCCAATTTACTGTTATACCTTATAGCCAAAAAACATGTCACTTATTTTATGCTGTAAGTCTTAATACTTCATATTTGGCATACAGTTAAAGATTTTCACTATACAAAACGAAAAAATTCTGCATAGTTCTGGGTAAAACTGTATGTCTGACAAGCCTACCATGTCAGTATAGATGTGGATTATGTTCCTATCTCAGGAGTCCTCTCATTGTAACTGGCATATGATATGACGTCATGACAATAGTACGAGGAAAGTACATTTTCACAGCAAAAATGTGCTTTTCGATGACTGTTAACATAGACAAGAATAAGGAATGAGTAGATGTAGAGgtgaataaattattcttcatcTATTCATCACTTCTGGCTGGCAAACTGAAAACACTTTTGAATTGCACACTCTGTGTTTCAGGGAACACATGGATGAAGAAAGGAAACTGTTCGGAGAGTCAGAGGGTGCATTCAAATACGAAAAGGCACCTAAGAGAGGCTGGCAAGAGGATAAGAAAGACTTCACACACAGAGAAACGTACATTAAATATCATGTGTTTGAAAATGACGATCAACCATATGCAGTGTGATTATAGTTCTGCtgtgaaatatgtaataaatttatttgcaCTTTCAAATACATGTAGCATATCTTATATCCGTGTGTAGTACTTATTTTAACAAGCTCACGATTTTACCTTACCATTCATGTAAGTTCGATATTACATTTCTTCAGCAAGGCACATATTCAGATGATGCTCCCAGTTCTTCAGGACACTGATTATTGTGGCTGGTTGTATTTGCGTGGCACATTCCATTATTCTCCCTTGCAAATAGT
Proteins encoded in this window:
- the mRpS17 gene encoding small ribosomal subunit protein uS17m, encoding MALQKASKTFLLLGQCVPSVKHNASKIRVNRLKLDENLLMYFKEYEFYYAHDPEKICKTGDLVLIQQLPEKLTRLITHKVLEVVHPLGDITDPITGKKVVVDKYREHMDEERKLFGESEGAFKYEKAPKRGWQEDKKDFTHRETYIKYHVFENDDQPYAV